A DNA window from Sphingomonas profundi contains the following coding sequences:
- the ligD gene encoding DNA ligase D: MSDPLATYNAKRDFAKTAEPAGKRGTAAGNIFMVQKHDATRLHWDFRLELEGVLKSWAVTRGPSLNPEDKRLAVRTEDHPMDYATFEGSIPKGQYGGGTVMLWDRGTWTPHPGKDPVKTLAEGHLHFTLDGERMKGEWIMIRLKPRGREKNENWLLRKVADAHQGGSDDLVERALTSVATGRTMTEIADGAPAKTRETGAKPRKATRKPAAATPAGKPRAKPLKAQPLPAFAAPQLATLVDHVPPGGDWLHEVKYDGYRCLLAIAGDKAKAYTRTGLDWSDRFAPIVQAATALGIGSALIDGEVVALDRDGRPSFQTLQAALKEGSAPLTFFAFDLLEENGQDLSPLPNRERKARLATLLEGVSEPIRYADHIAGEGEKLFNTLCAAGYEGVISKRADAPYRGRRSQNWLKIKCIRRQEFVVVGWTPSEKGRGFRSLLLGLNEDGRLRYAGKVGTGFDAAGIETLMAKLTPLERETATVEAPRAAVRGAHWVEPSLVAEVAFAEMTHDGVLRHSSFVGLREDKPAADVVKEAPVAAPKPKRAKAAAKPDEKPFGIAISSRERVIFPESGITKGELADYYAIVAEPMLGWLADRPVSLVRCPQGRAKHCFFQKHDAGSFGDTVRKVPIREKDGHDEPYLYVDDGAGLLACVQMGTIEFHGWGSKVADVEMVDRLVFDLDPDEGLGFPAVKRAALFLRGVLADIGLVTFPMLSGGKGVHVVAPLDATADWVAVKDFASRFSKALGQAHGDMFTANMKKTERKGRIFLDWLRNQRGATAVLPYSARARANAPVAAPITWEELEETESPARFTIRDAAELVKRARGRNLKGWGVARQALPPL; the protein is encoded by the coding sequence ATGAGCGATCCGCTCGCCACCTACAATGCCAAGCGCGATTTCGCGAAGACGGCGGAGCCAGCGGGCAAGCGGGGCACTGCGGCCGGCAACATCTTCATGGTGCAGAAGCATGACGCGACGCGGCTGCACTGGGATTTCCGGCTGGAGCTGGAGGGCGTGCTGAAGAGCTGGGCCGTCACCCGCGGCCCCAGCCTGAACCCGGAGGACAAGCGCCTCGCCGTCCGCACCGAGGATCATCCGATGGATTATGCCACGTTCGAGGGCAGCATCCCCAAGGGCCAATATGGCGGCGGCACGGTGATGCTGTGGGATCGCGGCACCTGGACGCCGCACCCGGGCAAGGATCCGGTGAAAACGCTGGCCGAGGGGCACCTGCACTTCACGCTGGATGGCGAGCGGATGAAGGGCGAGTGGATCATGATCCGCCTCAAGCCGCGCGGCCGGGAGAAGAACGAGAACTGGCTGCTGCGCAAGGTGGCGGACGCGCATCAGGGCGGATCGGACGATCTGGTGGAGCGCGCGCTCACCAGCGTCGCCACCGGCCGCACCATGACCGAGATCGCCGACGGCGCTCCGGCGAAGACGCGTGAAACGGGCGCCAAGCCGCGCAAGGCGACGCGCAAGCCGGCAGCCGCCACGCCCGCCGGCAAGCCCCGCGCGAAGCCGCTCAAGGCGCAGCCCCTGCCCGCCTTCGCCGCGCCGCAACTCGCCACCCTGGTCGATCATGTGCCGCCCGGCGGGGATTGGCTGCACGAGGTGAAATATGACGGCTATCGCTGCCTGCTCGCGATCGCCGGAGACAAAGCGAAGGCCTATACCCGCACCGGGCTGGACTGGTCCGATCGGTTCGCGCCCATCGTGCAGGCGGCCACCGCGCTCGGCATCGGCAGCGCGCTGATCGATGGCGAGGTGGTCGCGCTGGATCGGGATGGTCGGCCGAGCTTCCAGACGCTGCAGGCGGCGCTCAAGGAAGGCAGCGCCCCCCTCACCTTCTTCGCCTTCGATCTGCTCGAGGAAAACGGGCAGGATCTCAGCCCCCTGCCCAATCGCGAGCGCAAGGCGCGGCTCGCCACCTTGCTGGAAGGCGTGAGCGAGCCGATCCGCTACGCCGATCATATCGCCGGCGAGGGCGAGAAGCTGTTCAACACGCTGTGCGCCGCCGGCTACGAAGGCGTCATCTCCAAGCGCGCGGACGCCCCCTATCGCGGCCGGCGCAGCCAGAACTGGCTGAAGATCAAGTGCATCCGCCGGCAGGAGTTCGTCGTCGTCGGCTGGACGCCGAGCGAGAAGGGACGCGGCTTCCGCTCGCTGCTGCTGGGCCTGAACGAGGACGGGCGGCTGCGCTACGCCGGCAAGGTGGGCACCGGCTTCGACGCCGCGGGGATCGAGACGCTGATGGCGAAACTCACGCCGCTGGAGCGGGAGACAGCGACGGTGGAGGCGCCGCGCGCCGCCGTGCGCGGGGCGCACTGGGTGGAGCCGAGCCTTGTCGCCGAGGTGGCCTTTGCCGAAATGACGCATGACGGCGTGCTGCGCCACTCGAGCTTCGTCGGCCTGCGCGAGGACAAGCCGGCCGCCGACGTGGTGAAGGAGGCGCCGGTCGCCGCGCCGAAGCCGAAGCGCGCGAAGGCAGCCGCCAAGCCGGACGAGAAGCCGTTCGGCATCGCCATATCCAGCCGGGAGCGCGTGATCTTTCCGGAGTCGGGCATCACCAAGGGCGAGCTGGCCGACTATTACGCGATCGTTGCGGAGCCGATGCTGGGCTGGCTGGCCGATCGGCCCGTCAGCCTCGTCCGCTGCCCGCAGGGGCGCGCCAAGCACTGTTTCTTTCAGAAGCACGATGCCGGCAGCTTCGGCGACACCGTAAGAAAGGTGCCGATCCGCGAGAAGGACGGGCATGACGAGCCCTATCTGTACGTGGATGACGGCGCCGGCCTGCTCGCCTGCGTGCAGATGGGCACGATCGAATTCCACGGCTGGGGATCGAAGGTGGCCGATGTCGAGATGGTCGATCGCCTGGTGTTCGATCTCGATCCGGACGAAGGGCTCGGCTTTCCGGCGGTGAAGCGAGCGGCGCTGTTCCTGCGCGGCGTGCTGGCCGATATCGGCCTCGTCACCTTTCCGATGCTGTCGGGCGGCAAGGGCGTCCACGTCGTCGCGCCGCTCGATGCGACGGCGGACTGGGTGGCGGTCAAGGATTTCGCCAGTCGCTTCTCCAAGGCGCTCGGCCAGGCGCATGGCGACATGTTCACCGCCAACATGAAGAAGACGGAGCGCAAGGGCCGCATCTTCCTTGACTGGCTGCGCAACCAGCGCGGCGCGACGGCCGTGCTCCCCTACTCCGCCCGCGCCCGCGCCAACGCGCCGGTGGCCGCGCCGATCACCTGGGAGGAGCTTGAGGAGACGGAGAGCCCCGCCCGCTTCACCATCCGTGACGCCGCCGAGCTGGTGAAGCGTGCCCGCGGCAGGAACCTGAAGGGGTGGGGCGTCGCCCGGCAGGCGCTGCCGCCGCTCTGA
- a CDS encoding Ku protein encodes MAARAYWQGQIRLALVSIPVEIYSATKSGASIAFHQIHEPSGKRVKYEKVVPGIGPVDRDEILKGFEYEKGSYVLLDEKEIEGVKLESKKTLELTQFVDAHEIDAIYFEKPYYVVPADDLAEEAFVVLREALRKTRKVGIGQLALRGREYAVSLKPCGRGLVLETLRYADEVNKAASYFRDIGDAKPDEDLLDLATTLIEKKAGKFDASEFHDRYVDALRDLIERKKEGKTIKADDGDDARPKGSNVVDLMAALKRSLDKPGAPAKAEEKAPARKPAARKAPAKKAEPEPPAEEKPAPKRRAAAKRA; translated from the coding sequence ATGGCCGCGCGCGCATATTGGCAGGGTCAGATCCGGCTCGCCCTCGTCTCGATCCCGGTCGAGATCTACTCCGCCACAAAGAGCGGCGCGTCGATCGCCTTCCACCAGATCCACGAGCCCAGCGGCAAGCGGGTGAAGTATGAGAAGGTCGTGCCCGGCATCGGCCCGGTCGATCGCGACGAGATCCTCAAGGGCTTCGAATATGAGAAAGGCAGCTACGTGCTGCTGGACGAGAAGGAGATCGAGGGCGTCAAGCTGGAGAGCAAGAAGACGCTGGAGCTGACCCAGTTCGTCGACGCGCACGAGATCGACGCTATCTACTTCGAGAAGCCATATTATGTGGTCCCTGCGGACGACCTGGCCGAGGAGGCGTTCGTCGTGCTGCGCGAGGCACTGCGCAAGACGCGCAAGGTGGGCATCGGCCAGCTCGCCCTGCGCGGCCGCGAATATGCAGTCAGCCTCAAGCCCTGCGGCCGCGGGCTGGTGCTGGAAACGCTGCGCTACGCCGACGAGGTGAACAAGGCCGCCTCCTACTTCCGCGACATCGGTGACGCGAAGCCCGACGAGGATCTGCTCGATCTCGCCACCACCCTGATCGAGAAGAAGGCCGGCAAGTTCGACGCATCCGAGTTCCACGACCGCTACGTCGATGCGCTGCGCGACCTGATCGAGCGCAAGAAGGAAGGCAAGACGATCAAGGCCGACGACGGCGACGATGCGCGGCCGAAGGGCTCCAACGTCGTCGACCTGATGGCCGCGCTGAAACGATCGCTCGACAAGCCGGGCGCGCCCGCCAAGGCGGAGGAGAAGGCGCCGGCCAGGAAGCCCGCCGCGCGCAAGGCCCCGGCCAAGAAGGCCGAGCCGGAGCCGCCGGCGGAGGAGAAGCCCGCGCCCAAGCGCCGCGCCGCCGCCAAGCGCGCATGA
- a CDS encoding PEPxxWA-CTERM sorting domain-containing protein, with amino-acid sequence MSFALLLVTTALTPADAAIVTLPFAGRLTSAVNNVFDDPDIPQGNFFAVGQAFSGTFSYDDADPGDFDGSIFISYALTRFDLVIGGEDFSDRFIPRLVGRSTDGTVDIVSGGADQGGGARLSVDLGSFAPANPSAGQLIGRTASFTYDDFYPLGGQLAGVATIGSVPEPATWAMMIGGFALTGAAMRRRRSVAAKVSVRFG; translated from the coding sequence TTGAGCTTTGCCCTGCTGCTGGTGACGACGGCGCTGACGCCGGCCGACGCCGCCATCGTGACGCTTCCGTTCGCCGGCCGGCTCACCAGCGCCGTCAACAACGTCTTCGACGATCCAGACATCCCGCAGGGCAATTTTTTCGCCGTGGGACAGGCCTTTTCCGGCACCTTCAGCTATGACGACGCCGATCCCGGCGATTTCGACGGCAGCATCTTCATCTCCTATGCGCTGACCCGCTTCGACCTCGTGATCGGCGGCGAGGACTTCTCGGATCGCTTCATCCCCCGCCTGGTCGGTCGCTCGACGGACGGTACCGTCGATATCGTCTCGGGCGGCGCGGATCAGGGCGGCGGCGCCCGGCTGTCGGTGGACCTCGGGTCGTTCGCGCCGGCCAATCCCTCGGCCGGCCAGCTCATCGGCCGCACGGCCTCGTTCACCTACGACGATTTCTATCCGCTCGGCGGGCAGCTCGCCGGCGTCGCGACGATCGGCTCGGTGCCGGAGCCGGCGACGTGGGCGATGATGATCGGCGGCTTCGCGCTGACCGGCGCCGCCATGCGCCGCCGCCGCTCCGTCGCTGCGAAGGTCAGCGTCCGCTTCGGCTGA
- the paoC gene encoding aldehyde oxidoreductase molybdenum-binding subunit PaoC — protein MKFDTPATTNPIDALKVIGHPHDRIDGPLKVSGQAPYAYERHDAIADPAYGYILGAAVAKGRITAIDLADAKAAPGVLAIVTWQNAGTLAKAKAHTARLLAGPDVEHFDQAVAVVVAETFEQARAAAKLVRVDYARAKGNYDLAAAKATAVKPEEGTPDTAVGDFAGAFGKAAVKLDQTYTTPDHCHAMMEPHATTAAWEGDRLTLWSSNQMIAWAVRDMSETLLIPKENIRVISPYVGGGFGSKLWVRSDALMAALGARAAGRPVKLALARPQIFNNTTHRPATIQRIRIGAGQDGRITAIAHESWSGDLPGGGPETAPNQTRLLYAGANRLTATRLATLDLPEGNAMRAPGEAPGMMALEVAMDELAETLGMDPVQLRILNDTQVDPEKPTRAFSHRNLIGCLRTGAERFGWSRRNPRPAQVRDGRWFVGMGVASAFRNNMTQKSAARVGIDRKGVVTVATDMTDIGTGSYTVIAQTAAEMMGVPLDKVVVLLGDSTFPVSSGSGGQWGGNSATAGVYAACVKLREAIVAKLGLNAADVTFADGKVRSGTRAIPLAEAAGADGLSAEDRMEYGTLSKTYAQSTFGAHFAEVGVDMATGEIRVRRMGGAFAAGRILNPKSARSQVIGAMTMGVGAALMEEAVVDPRFGYFVNHDMAEYHVPVHADVPHQDVVFLDEVDDKSSPMKAKGVGELGICGVGAAVANAVYNACGVRIRNYPLTLDKVLAGLPRVA, from the coding sequence ATGAAGTTCGATACGCCCGCCACCACCAATCCGATCGACGCGCTGAAGGTGATCGGCCACCCGCACGACCGCATCGACGGGCCGCTGAAAGTGAGCGGCCAGGCGCCCTACGCCTATGAGCGGCACGATGCGATCGCGGACCCGGCCTATGGCTACATATTGGGCGCGGCCGTGGCCAAGGGCCGCATCACCGCCATCGATCTGGCAGATGCCAAGGCCGCGCCCGGCGTGCTCGCGATCGTCACGTGGCAGAATGCCGGCACCCTCGCAAAGGCCAAGGCGCACACCGCGCGCCTGCTGGCCGGGCCGGACGTCGAGCATTTCGACCAGGCCGTCGCCGTCGTGGTGGCGGAGACGTTCGAGCAGGCACGCGCCGCCGCCAAGCTGGTTCGCGTCGATTATGCCCGCGCCAAGGGCAATTACGATCTCGCCGCCGCCAAGGCGACGGCGGTGAAGCCCGAGGAGGGCACCCCCGATACCGCCGTGGGCGATTTCGCCGGCGCGTTCGGCAAGGCGGCGGTGAAGCTGGATCAGACCTACACCACGCCCGATCACTGCCACGCGATGATGGAGCCGCACGCCACCACCGCCGCGTGGGAGGGGGACAGGCTGACGCTCTGGTCCTCCAACCAGATGATCGCCTGGGCGGTGCGCGACATGAGCGAGACGCTGCTGATCCCCAAGGAGAATATCCGCGTCATCAGCCCCTATGTCGGCGGCGGCTTCGGATCCAAGCTGTGGGTGCGATCGGATGCGCTGATGGCTGCGCTCGGCGCGCGGGCGGCCGGGCGGCCGGTGAAGCTGGCGCTGGCGCGGCCGCAGATCTTCAACAACACCACCCACCGCCCCGCGACGATCCAGCGCATCCGCATCGGCGCCGGGCAGGATGGGCGAATCACCGCGATCGCGCACGAGAGCTGGTCCGGCGACCTGCCCGGCGGCGGGCCGGAGACGGCGCCGAACCAGACGCGCCTGCTCTACGCCGGCGCCAACCGGCTGACGGCCACGCGCCTGGCCACGCTCGACCTGCCGGAGGGCAACGCCATGCGCGCGCCCGGGGAAGCGCCCGGCATGATGGCGCTGGAGGTGGCGATGGACGAGCTGGCGGAGACGCTGGGCATGGATCCGGTGCAGCTGCGCATCCTGAACGACACCCAGGTCGATCCGGAGAAGCCGACGCGTGCCTTCTCCCACCGCAACCTGATCGGTTGCCTGCGGACGGGGGCGGAGCGGTTCGGCTGGTCCCGGCGCAACCCGCGCCCCGCGCAGGTGCGCGACGGTCGCTGGTTCGTCGGCATGGGCGTCGCCTCAGCGTTCCGCAACAACATGACGCAGAAGTCGGCCGCGCGCGTCGGCATCGATCGCAAGGGCGTGGTGACGGTCGCCACCGACATGACCGATATCGGCACCGGCAGCTACACCGTCATCGCCCAGACCGCGGCCGAGATGATGGGCGTGCCGCTGGACAAGGTGGTGGTGCTGCTCGGCGACTCCACCTTCCCGGTCTCGTCCGGCTCGGGCGGCCAGTGGGGCGGCAACAGCGCCACCGCCGGCGTCTATGCCGCCTGCGTGAAGCTGCGCGAGGCGATCGTCGCGAAACTCGGCCTCAACGCCGCCGACGTGACCTTCGCGGACGGCAAGGTCCGTTCCGGCACGCGCGCCATCCCGCTGGCCGAGGCTGCCGGGGCGGACGGCCTCTCCGCCGAGGATCGCATGGAATATGGCACCCTGAGCAAGACCTACGCCCAGTCCACCTTCGGCGCCCACTTCGCCGAGGTGGGCGTGGACATGGCGACCGGCGAGATACGCGTGCGGCGGATGGGCGGCGCCTTCGCCGCCGGCCGCATCCTCAACCCCAAGTCCGCCCGCAGCCAGGTGATCGGCGCGATGACGATGGGCGTGGGCGCGGCGCTGATGGAGGAGGCGGTGGTCGACCCGCGCTTCGGCTATTTCGTCAATCACGACATGGCGGAATATCACGTGCCGGTGCATGCCGACGTGCCGCATCAGGACGTGGTCTTCCTGGACGAGGTGGACGACAAATCCTCGCCGATGAAGGCCAAGGGCGTGGGCGAGCTCGGCATCTGCGGCGTCGGCGCGGCGGTGGCGAACGCCGTCTACAACGCCTGCGGCGTCCGCATCCGAAATTATCCGCTGACCCTGGATAAGGTGCTGGCCGGTCTGCCGCGCGTGGCGTGA
- a CDS encoding FAD binding domain-containing protein has product MKAFTYQRAKSPAEAATAVMAQPGAKFIAGGTNLLDLMKLQIETPQHLVDVNGLGLDTIAATADGGLRIGALVRNTDLAADKRVRRDYAVLSRALVSGASGQLRNKATTAGNLLQRTRCPYFYDTTKPCNKRQPGAGCAAIGGFNRNLAIMGTSEQCIATHPSDMAVAMRVLDAQVETVKADGATRAIAIADFHRLPGTTPNVETALAPGELVTAVTLPRPLGGTHVYRKVRDRASYAFALISVAAVIQPDGRGRMAFGGLAHKPWRVEAAEARIGEGAKATAAAVLAGARTTPQNAFKLPLVERTIGAVMAEAKA; this is encoded by the coding sequence ATGAAGGCGTTCACCTATCAGCGGGCGAAAAGCCCGGCCGAGGCGGCCACCGCCGTGATGGCGCAGCCCGGCGCGAAGTTCATCGCCGGCGGCACCAATCTGCTGGACCTGATGAAGCTGCAGATCGAGACGCCGCAGCATCTGGTGGACGTGAACGGCCTCGGCCTCGATACGATCGCCGCGACGGCGGACGGCGGCCTGCGCATCGGCGCGCTCGTCCGCAATACCGATCTTGCGGCCGACAAAAGGGTGCGGCGCGACTATGCGGTCCTCTCCCGCGCGCTGGTGTCCGGCGCGTCCGGCCAGCTGCGCAACAAGGCGACCACCGCCGGCAACCTGCTCCAGCGCACCCGCTGCCCCTATTTCTACGACACCACAAAGCCGTGCAACAAGCGCCAGCCGGGCGCCGGCTGCGCCGCGATCGGCGGGTTCAACCGCAACCTGGCGATCATGGGCACCAGCGAACAGTGCATCGCCACCCACCCGAGCGACATGGCCGTCGCCATGCGCGTGCTGGACGCGCAGGTGGAGACGGTGAAGGCGGACGGCGCCACCCGCGCCATCGCGATCGCCGATTTCCACCGGCTGCCCGGCACCACGCCGAACGTGGAAACGGCCCTGGCGCCGGGCGAGCTCGTCACCGCCGTCACCCTGCCCCGGCCGCTCGGCGGCACGCACGTCTATCGCAAGGTGCGGGATCGGGCGTCCTATGCGTTCGCGCTGATCTCGGTCGCGGCCGTGATCCAGCCGGACGGGCGCGGGCGCATGGCGTTCGGCGGGCTCGCCCACAAGCCGTGGCGCGTCGAGGCGGCCGAGGCCCGGATCGGCGAGGGCGCGAAGGCCACCGCCGCCGCCGTGCTGGCCGGCGCCCGCACCACGCCCCAGAACGCATTCAAGCTGCCGCTCGTCGAGCGCACCATCGGCGCCGTGATGGCGGAAGCGAAGGCCTGA
- the paoA gene encoding aldehyde dehydrogenase iron-sulfur subunit PaoA gives MSEAFPFALSRREIIASGAVTVAAAGVPAGEAQAAPPRVAEPTMPVTLTVNGRDHKLSLDTRVTLLDALREHLHLTGTKKGCDHGQCGACTVIVDGRRINSCLTLAVMHEGDRITTIEGLGTPAKLHPMQAAFVTHDGYQCGYCTPGQICSAVAVLDEIKAGIPSHVSADITAAPRPTAEEMRERMSGNICRCGAYSNIIEAMQDVAGVNPAGAKA, from the coding sequence ATGTCAGAGGCCTTCCCCTTCGCGCTCTCCCGGCGGGAGATCATCGCCAGCGGCGCGGTGACCGTGGCGGCGGCCGGCGTTCCGGCCGGCGAGGCGCAGGCGGCCCCGCCCCGCGTGGCCGAACCGACGATGCCGGTGACGCTCACCGTGAACGGTCGCGACCACAAGCTGTCGCTGGATACCCGCGTCACGCTGCTGGATGCGCTGCGCGAGCATCTGCACCTCACCGGCACCAAGAAGGGCTGCGATCACGGCCAGTGCGGCGCCTGCACGGTGATCGTCGACGGGCGCCGGATCAACAGCTGCCTGACATTGGCGGTGATGCACGAGGGCGACCGGATCACCACGATCGAGGGGCTCGGCACGCCGGCCAAGCTGCATCCGATGCAGGCGGCCTTCGTGACGCATGACGGCTATCAGTGCGGCTACTGCACGCCTGGCCAGATCTGCTCGGCGGTGGCGGTGCTGGACGAGATCAAGGCAGGCATACCCAGCCACGTCAGCGCCGACATCACCGCCGCACCCCGTCCCACGGCCGAGGAGATGCGCGAGCGGATGAGCGGCAACATCTGCCGCTGCGGCGCCTATTCGAACATCATCGAGGCGATGCAGGACGTGGCCGGCGTGAACCCGGCGGGAGCGAAGGCATGA
- a CDS encoding phosphoenolpyruvate carboxykinase, producing the protein MSDRVPAYGLDKQGFDVVAAVHWNLGTAPLVEEAVTRGEGILAKDGPLVVKTGKHTGRSANDKFIVRDAETEETVWWGKTNKGMTPEHFAVLKSDFLAHLATRDDLFVQDLYGGSQPEHRVQVRVINELAWHSLFIKTLLVRPEADALPGFVPEFTIIDLPSFRADPERHGSRSETVIAVNFTEKLILIGGTKYAGEMKKSVFGILNYKLPMDGIMPMHCSANIGPDGTSAIFFGLSGTGKTTLSADASRTLIGDDEHGWSDTAVFNFEGGCYAKMIRLSPDAEPEIYATTKRFGTVLENVVCDPETRALDLDDDTLAENSRASYPIDFIPNASDDNMGPVPSNVIMLTADAYGVLPPIAKLTPDQAMYHFLSGYTARVAGTEIGVVEPSATFSTCFGAPFMPRHPSIYGNLLKSRIAKGGVDCWLVNTGWTGGSYGTGSRMPIKATRALLNAALDGSLNDAEFRTDPNFGFKVPVAVAGVDSKILDPRETWADKDAYDAVARKLVGQFIENFEQFESHVDEGVRQSAPKAA; encoded by the coding sequence GTGTCCGATCGAGTGCCCGCCTACGGGCTCGACAAGCAGGGTTTCGACGTCGTGGCCGCGGTGCACTGGAATCTCGGCACCGCCCCGCTGGTGGAGGAGGCCGTGACGCGCGGCGAGGGCATCCTGGCCAAGGACGGCCCGCTAGTGGTGAAGACCGGCAAGCACACCGGCCGCTCCGCCAACGACAAGTTCATCGTCCGCGACGCCGAGACGGAGGAGACCGTCTGGTGGGGCAAGACGAACAAGGGCATGACGCCCGAGCATTTCGCCGTGCTGAAGAGCGACTTCCTCGCCCATCTCGCCACCCGTGACGACCTGTTCGTGCAGGATCTCTACGGCGGTTCGCAGCCCGAGCATCGCGTGCAGGTGCGCGTCATCAACGAGCTCGCCTGGCACAGCCTGTTCATCAAGACGCTGCTGGTGCGGCCGGAGGCGGACGCCCTGCCCGGCTTCGTGCCCGAGTTCACGATCATCGACCTGCCGAGCTTCCGCGCCGATCCGGAGCGGCACGGCAGCCGTTCCGAAACCGTGATCGCGGTGAACTTCACCGAGAAGCTGATCCTGATCGGCGGCACCAAATATGCCGGCGAGATGAAGAAGTCGGTGTTCGGCATCCTCAACTACAAGCTGCCGATGGACGGCATCATGCCGATGCACTGCTCGGCCAATATCGGGCCGGACGGCACCTCGGCGATCTTCTTCGGTCTCTCCGGCACCGGCAAGACGACGCTCTCGGCCGATGCCAGCCGCACCCTGATCGGCGACGACGAGCATGGCTGGTCCGACACCGCCGTGTTCAATTTCGAGGGTGGCTGCTACGCCAAGATGATCCGCCTCTCGCCGGACGCCGAGCCCGAGATCTACGCCACCACCAAGCGCTTCGGCACGGTGCTGGAGAATGTGGTCTGCGATCCCGAGACGCGCGCGCTGGACCTGGACGACGACACGCTGGCCGAGAACAGCCGCGCCTCCTACCCGATCGACTTCATCCCCAATGCGTCGGACGACAATATGGGGCCGGTGCCGTCCAACGTGATCATGCTCACGGCCGACGCCTATGGCGTGCTGCCGCCGATCGCCAAGCTGACGCCGGACCAGGCGATGTACCACTTCCTCTCCGGCTACACCGCGCGCGTGGCCGGCACCGAGATCGGCGTGGTGGAGCCCTCGGCCACCTTCTCCACCTGCTTCGGCGCGCCGTTCATGCCGCGCCACCCGTCGATCTACGGCAACCTGCTGAAGTCGCGCATCGCCAAGGGCGGGGTCGATTGCTGGCTGGTCAACACCGGCTGGACCGGCGGCAGCTACGGCACCGGCAGCCGGATGCCGATCAAGGCGACGCGCGCGCTGCTGAACGCCGCGCTCGACGGCAGCCTGAACGACGCCGAGTTCCGCACCGATCCGAACTTCGGCTTCAAGGTGCCGGTGGCGGTGGCGGGCGTGGACTCGAAGATCCTCGACCCGCGCGAGACCTGGGCGGACAAGGACGCCTATGACGCGGTGGCGCGGAAGCTGGTCGGCCAGTTCATCGAGAATTTCGAGCAGTTCGAGAGCCACGTCGACGAAGGCGTGCGGCAGTCGGCGCCGAAGGCGGCGTAA